The following proteins are co-located in the Shouchella hunanensis genome:
- a CDS encoding DUF6612 family protein gives MKKTPFILIAAIALAGCQDDQADQGEIDTILENAQEQMAEKTSYQMDTTASGQEGQGSVTTTKIIREPFAFSISEQQAENEEEGQPAMTFMHDGAFYTEEPMLEEWIQLSAEESGISGSESFQPAEDQLTTLANHTDALSLEETEDHYHLSASGTDDEVKNLALAFMGESPEELEVDLQDFNFELLIQKDNFTQERSELSMEGEIAEVGQLFSEEVVYEFSQFDQLEEVDYDEDAIEQAITLEEAQEKMAEMQADLEQEMEEQEE, from the coding sequence GTGAAAAAAACACCATTTATTCTTATTGCAGCGATCGCGCTAGCTGGATGTCAAGATGATCAAGCAGATCAAGGTGAAATCGATACAATCTTAGAAAATGCACAAGAACAGATGGCAGAAAAAACGAGTTACCAAATGGATACAACGGCCAGCGGTCAAGAGGGACAAGGTTCTGTAACAACAACGAAGATTATACGGGAACCGTTTGCTTTTTCCATATCGGAGCAACAAGCTGAAAACGAAGAGGAAGGTCAACCGGCGATGACCTTTATGCATGATGGAGCGTTTTATACGGAAGAGCCAATGCTTGAGGAATGGATTCAACTTTCTGCAGAAGAAAGCGGCATTTCTGGATCAGAGTCTTTTCAACCAGCCGAGGATCAATTAACAACTTTAGCAAATCATACTGATGCACTGAGCTTAGAAGAAACAGAAGACCATTACCATCTATCGGCATCAGGTACGGACGACGAGGTGAAAAATCTTGCATTAGCCTTTATGGGTGAAAGCCCGGAAGAGTTAGAGGTTGACCTTCAAGATTTTAATTTTGAATTACTTATTCAAAAAGACAACTTCACGCAAGAACGAAGTGAATTATCTATGGAAGGTGAAATAGCCGAAGTTGGGCAACTGTTTTCGGAAGAGGTTGTGTACGAATTTAGTCAGTTTGATCAGCTAGAAGAGGTTGATTATGATGAAGACGCAATTGAACAAGCTATTACACTTGAAGAGGCACAAGAAAAAATGGCAGAGATGCAAGCAGATTTAGAACAAGAAATGGAAGAACAAGAAGAGTAA
- a CDS encoding metallophosphoesterase — MGHLKKTIAILSFVMLLLGLLIQSSHPVEAKNDRPFSFVWMSDTQYYSQKYPYIYDQMTSWIVDHSKEENLKYVIHTGDIIDRMNNEFEWIQADVAMKKLDQANMPYGVLAGNHDINHNDRDYTLFKTYFGEERFKPMKAFKGSYQNNEAHYDIIEVNRHKILILYIGFGWNQQTISWAEDVLQTHPDHPVILATHRYLQVDGQRSKDGETLFRKLVMPYENVQLVLSGHYHGHAQRFDRLDQDGDGINERMVVQLLSDYQSYDKGGNGFMRILTFHPATSSVAIRTYSPFTGEHLLEDEEFQKIPMSFHFPFAF, encoded by the coding sequence ATGGGTCACCTAAAGAAAACGATTGCAATCCTATCCTTTGTTATGCTACTTCTTGGGCTACTCATCCAATCGTCTCACCCCGTTGAAGCGAAAAATGATCGCCCTTTTTCCTTTGTATGGATGTCCGATACACAATACTACTCACAGAAATACCCTTATATTTATGACCAAATGACATCTTGGATTGTTGACCACTCAAAAGAAGAGAATCTTAAGTATGTTATACACACTGGGGATATTATCGACCGAATGAACAATGAGTTTGAATGGATCCAAGCTGATGTTGCCATGAAGAAACTGGATCAAGCAAATATGCCTTACGGAGTCCTAGCTGGCAATCACGACATCAATCATAACGATCGCGATTATACTTTGTTCAAAACCTACTTTGGGGAAGAGCGCTTTAAACCGATGAAAGCATTTAAAGGATCGTACCAGAACAATGAGGCTCACTACGATATAATAGAAGTAAACCGACATAAAATCCTTATTTTGTACATTGGCTTTGGCTGGAATCAGCAAACCATTTCCTGGGCTGAAGATGTGTTACAGACGCACCCTGATCATCCTGTCATACTAGCAACTCATCGGTATTTACAAGTTGATGGACAGCGCTCGAAAGATGGCGAAACACTCTTTAGAAAACTTGTCATGCCTTATGAAAATGTTCAGCTTGTACTGAGCGGACACTACCATGGACATGCACAGCGGTTTGATAGATTGGATCAAGATGGGGACGGTATAAACGAACGAATGGTTGTTCAATTGTTATCTGATTATCAAAGCTATGATAAAGGCGGTAACGGATTTATGAGAATCTTAACGTTTCATCCTGCTACTTCTTCAGTAGCCATTCGAACATATTCACCATTCACAGGTGAACATTTACTTGAAGATGAAGAATTCCAAAAAATTCCAATGAGTTTTCATTTTCCATTTGCTTTTTAA
- the ehuB gene encoding ectoine/hydroxyectoine ABC transporter substrate-binding protein EhuB — translation MRKVGMFGFLVVTSIALVACGSSDETDGDGGGIISVGVANEEPYGYIDIENNEVTGAAPEIARAVLQRIGYDDIEGTVNDFGALIEGVNSGSFDMATAAMDVQPQRCEMGNFGDIEIQYGEGIVVQTGNPLNLHSYEDIVANPDVTVAVMSGANQIGMLENLGIDSSQFMQGSSIADNIAAVESGMADVMVATDATANSAAQNNTSGEVEFVEEFEQPIIDGEPVTAYGAAVFADDELREAYNEGLQELIESGELLAIIEEFGFTEANLPPDNLTTEDRCERNG, via the coding sequence TTGAGAAAAGTAGGAATGTTCGGATTTTTAGTTGTAACATCTATAGCCCTCGTTGCTTGCGGTAGCAGTGATGAAACAGATGGAGACGGCGGTGGCATTATTTCCGTTGGTGTAGCGAACGAAGAGCCATACGGATACATCGACATTGAGAATAATGAAGTAACTGGAGCGGCTCCTGAGATTGCTCGTGCCGTGTTGCAACGGATTGGTTATGACGATATCGAAGGAACTGTAAATGATTTTGGTGCATTAATTGAAGGGGTAAATTCTGGTTCATTTGATATGGCAACTGCTGCAATGGATGTACAACCTCAGCGCTGTGAAATGGGGAACTTCGGCGATATTGAAATTCAATATGGAGAAGGGATTGTCGTTCAAACAGGAAACCCTCTTAATTTGCATAGTTATGAAGATATTGTAGCAAATCCTGATGTGACGGTAGCCGTGATGTCAGGTGCAAATCAGATTGGGATGCTTGAAAACTTAGGGATTGATTCGAGTCAATTCATGCAAGGATCAAGCATCGCCGACAATATTGCGGCAGTTGAAAGTGGGATGGCTGATGTTATGGTTGCCACCGATGCTACAGCAAATTCAGCAGCTCAAAATAATACCTCAGGTGAAGTGGAGTTCGTTGAGGAATTTGAACAACCGATTATAGATGGTGAGCCTGTCACAGCATATGGTGCTGCTGTGTTTGCAGATGATGAATTAAGAGAAGCCTACAATGAAGGGTTACAAGAATTAATTGAGTCCGGTGAACTTCTTGCTATTATCGAAGAATTTGGTTTTACAGAAGCGAATTTGCCTCCAGATAATCTAACAACTGAAGACCGTTGTGAGAGGAATGGCTAA
- a CDS encoding glycosyltransferase family 2 protein, translating into MNKPLLSVIVPSFNEEQNVEPFYFALKEVLDQSHYRFEVIYIDDGSSDSTLSLLQRLSTWHPQVNYISFTRNFGKEAAILAGFQHSKGDCVIVIDADLQHPVEMIHELLDGYEEGYDQVIACRNRKGDNFVKTALSKVYYKLINKVVDVQLEDGAGDFRLLSRRAVDALLILSEGNRFSKGLFSWIGFDQKVVHYENVSRQNGESKWSIQKLINYGIDGIVSFNLKPLRICFYMGGMILLAALAYILVMLTQIVRTGIDVPGYFTIISAVLFLGGIQLLSLGIIGEYIGRIYNETKKRPHYLVKESNATKGKRYERIQ; encoded by the coding sequence ATGAATAAACCACTTCTTTCTGTTATTGTTCCTTCATTTAACGAAGAACAAAATGTCGAGCCCTTTTACTTTGCTTTAAAAGAAGTGCTTGACCAAAGCCATTATCGCTTTGAAGTGATTTATATTGATGACGGTAGTTCTGATTCCACCCTTTCTTTACTCCAACGTCTCTCTACTTGGCACCCCCAAGTAAATTATATTTCATTTACAAGAAATTTCGGTAAAGAAGCAGCCATTTTAGCCGGATTTCAACATTCGAAAGGGGATTGTGTGATTGTCATTGATGCCGACCTTCAGCACCCAGTCGAAATGATTCACGAGCTTCTTGATGGGTACGAGGAAGGATACGACCAGGTCATTGCGTGCCGAAATCGAAAAGGAGACAATTTTGTTAAAACGGCTTTGTCAAAGGTCTACTATAAACTTATTAACAAAGTCGTCGACGTTCAGCTCGAAGATGGGGCTGGCGATTTTCGCTTGTTAAGTCGAAGAGCTGTTGATGCCTTACTCATTTTAAGTGAAGGGAATCGTTTTTCAAAAGGATTGTTCTCATGGATTGGTTTTGATCAAAAAGTGGTTCATTATGAAAACGTCAGTCGCCAAAATGGTGAATCAAAATGGTCCATACAGAAACTTATTAATTATGGAATTGACGGGATTGTATCATTTAACTTAAAACCGCTTCGTATTTGTTTCTATATGGGCGGTATGATCTTGTTAGCTGCACTTGCTTACATTCTTGTCATGCTCACACAAATCGTTCGAACAGGTATCGACGTCCCTGGGTATTTCACCATTATTTCAGCTGTTTTATTCCTTGGAGGGATTCAATTATTATCACTAGGTATTATTGGCGAATATATTGGCCGAATTTACAATGAAACAAAAAAAAGACCGCATTATTTAGTTAAAGAATCCAATGCTACAAAAGGAAAACGATATGAACGCATTCAGTAA
- the ehuC gene encoding ectoine/hydroxyectoine ABC transporter permease subunit EhuC → MFSNFMTFAPFILQGLTTTVMVFLYGALLAYSIAIIAGLMRTSQFAIVRTIAAVFVELFRGTSLLVQMFFLYYALPQLIDGISMSLMLAGSLAVGLNYGAYASEVVRSAINSIHIGQTEAAISLNMSRFQRLRLVILPQAFRLMLPGFGNNAIELLKGTSLVYFIGLADLTFNANVLRGSNTAISSQVEIYTYLLVAYFLLALPLIVLARYLEKRASKGVTLS, encoded by the coding sequence ATGTTTTCAAATTTTATGACGTTTGCTCCCTTTATTTTACAAGGGCTGACAACAACTGTGATGGTGTTTCTTTATGGTGCGCTTCTTGCTTATTCTATTGCCATCATAGCAGGATTAATGCGGACGTCTCAATTTGCTATTGTTCGTACGATAGCTGCTGTTTTTGTTGAGTTATTTCGAGGCACGTCTCTACTCGTGCAAATGTTCTTTTTGTATTATGCGTTACCCCAACTGATTGATGGAATCTCCATGAGTTTAATGCTAGCCGGTTCATTAGCAGTAGGGTTAAATTACGGCGCTTATGCTTCTGAAGTGGTAAGAAGTGCGATTAACTCGATACATATTGGTCAAACTGAAGCGGCGATCTCTCTGAATATGTCGCGTTTTCAACGATTGCGCCTAGTCATTTTGCCACAGGCTTTTCGCTTAATGTTACCTGGCTTTGGCAATAATGCGATTGAACTGTTAAAAGGGACTTCCCTTGTGTATTTTATTGGACTTGCCGACTTAACCTTTAATGCGAACGTTTTGAGAGGTAGCAATACTGCTATTAGTAGCCAAGTAGAAATTTACACGTATTTATTAGTTGCTTATTTCTTACTTGCACTGCCACTTATTGTACTCGCTCGGTATTTAGAAAAACGTGCTTCTAAAGGGGTGACACTTTCATGA
- a CDS encoding nitroreductase family protein → MTNHITTIDSIIKGRRSIKKFKSDAVSIDEIISLLEVAKWAPNHKLTEPWRFILFADEGKEAFINAYKKSQLGADQTLPEKAKKKAAYFNQIPLHLVVVMPEHPRQKTWDEDYGAVSAMIQNFQLAAWARGIGMIWRTNDWIYDPIFREAIGVESGEKIIGTLMIGYADFVPEAKERTSIKDKLTIVTNN, encoded by the coding sequence ATGACGAATCACATAACGACAATTGATTCTATTATAAAAGGTAGACGTTCCATTAAAAAATTTAAATCTGATGCTGTATCAATAGATGAAATCATTTCACTGCTAGAAGTGGCAAAATGGGCGCCGAATCACAAATTAACAGAACCATGGCGCTTTATTTTATTTGCTGATGAAGGCAAAGAAGCGTTTATAAACGCTTATAAAAAATCACAATTGGGTGCAGATCAAACCTTACCTGAAAAAGCGAAAAAGAAAGCAGCTTATTTCAACCAAATCCCCCTTCATCTCGTTGTTGTAATGCCTGAGCACCCACGTCAAAAAACATGGGATGAAGATTACGGAGCTGTAAGTGCCATGATACAAAACTTCCAATTAGCAGCATGGGCAAGAGGTATTGGCATGATTTGGCGAACGAATGATTGGATTTACGATCCTATCTTTCGAGAAGCAATTGGAGTGGAAAGTGGCGAAAAAATTATTGGAACGTTAATGATTGGGTATGCGGATTTCGTACCAGAAGCGAAAGAGCGTACAAGCATTAAAGATAAACTAACGATTGTAACGAATAACTGA
- the ehuD gene encoding ectoine/hydroxyectoine ABC transporter permease subunit EhuD: MSDVWDWAFAWEIFPDILSAITVTISVTISAYFLSLTVGLVFALLRRSAFKPLALSIAGIIEFIRATPPLVQLFFVFYTTPLTGFQTGVLVLGIHYATYVSEIYRSGINAVPNSQWEAGKALNFSKAQMWKKIILPQAVPPVIPMLGNYLIVLFKETPLLLGVFVMEMMSTARAIGSQTYSFVEPITIVGFLFLILSYPSALFIRYLERKVGNLHGNKVETRGMKT; the protein is encoded by the coding sequence ATGAGTGATGTATGGGATTGGGCTTTTGCATGGGAAATCTTCCCTGACATTTTATCGGCCATTACAGTAACCATTTCTGTAACCATTAGTGCATATTTTTTGTCGTTAACAGTCGGATTAGTATTTGCTTTACTAAGGCGCTCGGCTTTTAAGCCGTTAGCACTATCGATTGCTGGCATCATTGAGTTTATTCGTGCAACACCACCACTTGTTCAATTGTTTTTTGTATTCTATACAACTCCTTTAACGGGTTTTCAAACAGGAGTTCTTGTTCTCGGTATCCATTATGCTACATACGTGTCGGAAATTTATCGGTCTGGTATTAACGCTGTTCCGAACAGTCAATGGGAAGCAGGAAAAGCACTCAACTTTTCAAAGGCACAGATGTGGAAGAAAATTATTCTCCCTCAAGCTGTTCCTCCAGTGATTCCAATGCTAGGAAATTATTTAATCGTCTTGTTTAAAGAAACCCCTTTGTTACTAGGTGTATTTGTAATGGAGATGATGTCAACGGCTCGTGCAATCGGTTCTCAGACGTATAGCTTTGTGGAACCAATAACCATTGTCGGTTTTCTATTTCTTATTTTAAGTTATCCATCTGCTTTATTTATTCGGTACCTGGAGCGGAAAGTCGGCAATTTACATGGAAATAAAGTAGAAACAAGGGGGATGAAAACGTGA
- a CDS encoding penicillin-binding transpeptidase domain-containing protein, which translates to MKKAAVFSTFSIISIFLAACSTETPENSAQSFIDHWENRDYASMYQMVTSDVQESISEEDFIARYENIYDGLINDFTIEAIVPEEFTGENEEQIPVNVSMTTVAGEYEFEEQLSFVWDEREDDPSWKLEWGSQLIFPDLSDEDSVRYNASKQKRGEIFDKEGQGLAINGEVIDLAVVPNRFEEEESEIAEIADRLGRSKESIEQALDQSWVEEGSLVLIGQMPASELEAIEALYEDVPGFTYQMSEGRVYPFGEAAAHLIGYIRPITAEQLEERREEGYTEQSLVGQTGLELIKEEQLRGAPGGEIVIVDADGERKETIVEREAEDGDNVHLTIRMDLQEELMNELDGEPGTAVALDSETGETLALVSSPSYDPNQMTLGLPSAQREELEENEDQPLLNRFSNRFSPGSTMKAITAAIGVDSGTVDPNETVDEPGHEWQPADSDWGGYHVRRVTDPNGAVDLFDAMAYSDNIYFAQAALAIGEEELLAGAEAFGFNETFAFTYSLQQSLLTGEEGFKSEIQLADTGYGQGEILTNPVHLAAMFTTFINEGQLIQPILEQEEETGQVLMEPVSAETATLVDEALKYVVSSDHGTAHSLERNDYAIAAKTGTAEVGEDTLGWVVSYESDESNLLLAIMQEGVGSGDVLPIIDHMYNTFLD; encoded by the coding sequence TTGAAGAAAGCAGCCGTATTTAGCACTTTTTCAATTATTAGCATATTTTTAGCAGCATGTTCAACAGAGACACCAGAAAATTCAGCTCAGTCATTTATCGACCATTGGGAAAATCGTGACTATGCTTCTATGTATCAGATGGTAACAAGTGACGTTCAAGAGTCTATATCGGAAGAAGATTTTATAGCGCGTTATGAAAATATTTATGATGGACTAATAAATGACTTTACTATAGAAGCGATTGTTCCTGAGGAGTTTACAGGAGAAAATGAAGAACAAATTCCTGTAAACGTTTCTATGACCACAGTTGCTGGCGAGTACGAATTTGAAGAGCAGCTTTCTTTCGTTTGGGATGAACGAGAAGACGATCCTAGTTGGAAACTAGAGTGGGGTTCTCAACTCATCTTTCCTGATTTGAGTGATGAAGATTCAGTTAGGTACAACGCTTCTAAACAAAAACGTGGAGAAATCTTTGATAAAGAGGGGCAGGGTTTAGCTATCAATGGGGAAGTCATTGATTTAGCGGTTGTACCGAATCGATTTGAAGAGGAAGAGTCTGAAATAGCAGAAATCGCGGATCGATTGGGACGTTCAAAGGAGTCAATTGAGCAAGCGTTAGATCAAAGCTGGGTGGAAGAAGGTAGCCTTGTCTTAATTGGCCAAATGCCAGCCTCTGAATTGGAGGCGATTGAAGCGCTATATGAGGACGTGCCTGGATTCACGTATCAAATGAGTGAAGGACGGGTCTATCCTTTCGGTGAAGCGGCGGCGCACCTAATAGGCTACATACGCCCTATAACCGCAGAGCAGCTTGAAGAGCGAAGAGAGGAAGGGTACACAGAACAATCTCTTGTAGGGCAAACAGGTTTAGAACTAATAAAGGAAGAACAGCTACGTGGTGCTCCTGGTGGGGAAATCGTTATCGTCGATGCTGATGGTGAACGAAAAGAAACGATTGTGGAACGAGAAGCGGAGGATGGTGATAATGTCCATCTTACGATTCGAATGGATCTACAAGAAGAGCTAATGAACGAATTAGACGGAGAGCCTGGCACTGCTGTTGCCCTTGATTCTGAAACAGGAGAAACGCTAGCGTTAGTAAGTTCACCTAGTTATGATCCAAACCAAATGACCTTAGGGCTGCCTAGTGCTCAACGTGAGGAGCTGGAAGAAAACGAAGACCAGCCATTATTAAATCGTTTTTCAAATCGTTTTTCACCCGGTTCTACAATGAAAGCTATCACTGCCGCAATTGGTGTTGATTCAGGTACGGTAGATCCGAATGAAACCGTTGACGAACCTGGTCACGAATGGCAGCCAGCCGATTCAGATTGGGGCGGTTATCACGTTCGACGTGTGACAGATCCAAATGGAGCAGTTGACTTATTTGATGCCATGGCGTATTCAGATAATATTTATTTTGCCCAAGCTGCGCTTGCAATAGGGGAGGAGGAACTGCTAGCTGGAGCAGAGGCGTTTGGGTTTAACGAAACGTTTGCATTTACCTATTCTCTTCAGCAATCACTGCTTACAGGAGAAGAAGGATTTAAATCAGAGATTCAGCTTGCCGATACGGGTTATGGCCAAGGAGAAATCTTAACAAACCCTGTTCATCTAGCAGCGATGTTTACAACATTCATAAATGAAGGCCAACTTATTCAGCCTATCTTGGAGCAAGAAGAAGAGACGGGGCAAGTGTTAATGGAGCCTGTATCGGCTGAGACTGCTACATTGGTTGATGAGGCATTAAAGTATGTTGTATCTAGCGACCATGGAACAGCACATTCTTTAGAACGAAACGATTATGCCATTGCGGCAAAAACAGGAACAGCTGAGGTAGGTGAAGATACACTCGGCTGGGTAGTGAGTTATGAGAGTGATGAATCAAATTTACTGCTCGCGATCATGCAAGAGGGAGTTGGAAGTGGTGACGTGCTTCCGATTATTGACCACATGTATAACACGTTTCTTGATTAA
- a CDS encoding GtrA family protein: MNAFSNFCQKIYRNQFMRFAFVGGINTLVFYSLFLLFHQVFSLFYLVAHILAFILSMIVSYFLNVFFTFGVKPSIKTFLQFPLTQVVNFTVSTSLVFVFVELFKLSPVIAPIFAVFLTVPITFVITAKILKRDGVSHES; the protein is encoded by the coding sequence ATGAACGCATTCAGTAATTTTTGTCAGAAAATCTATCGAAACCAATTTATGCGATTCGCTTTTGTTGGAGGGATTAATACACTTGTATTTTATTCCCTCTTCTTGCTTTTTCATCAAGTCTTTTCCCTGTTTTATTTAGTTGCTCACATCTTAGCCTTTATTCTTTCAATGATTGTTTCTTATTTTTTAAATGTTTTTTTTACGTTTGGTGTGAAACCATCTATAAAAACATTTTTACAATTCCCGCTAACACAAGTGGTAAATTTCACTGTATCAACGAGCCTCGTCTTTGTATTCGTTGAACTATTTAAGTTATCTCCTGTTATTGCGCCGATATTTGCAGTATTTCTAACAGTACCCATTACGTTCGTTATTACAGCGAAAATTTTAAAACGAGATGGAGTTTCACATGAATCTTAA
- the ehuA gene encoding ectoine/hydroxyectoine ABC transporter ATP-binding protein EhuA, producing the protein MSVEDKTDQDVIVRYRNIKKAFGDTVVLNELNIDVKKGEKIALIGPSGSGKTTIIRMLMTLEQPTEGTIEVDGEMLWHKEVDGKLLPADEKHLRRVRGNIGMVFQQYNLFPHMTIMRNCTEAPIHVLGLSKEEAQARAREMLMKVGLEDKIDMYPSQLSGGQQQRVAIARSLVMQPKVLLFDEVTAALDPELVGEVLEVIRDIAAEGETTMMLITHEMDFALDVADRVFFLDAGRIAEQGTPSQVIQHPQTERLKSFLGRFHS; encoded by the coding sequence GTGAGTGTAGAAGACAAAACAGACCAAGATGTCATTGTACGGTACCGGAATATAAAAAAAGCATTCGGCGATACGGTTGTCTTAAATGAATTAAATATTGACGTGAAAAAAGGAGAGAAAATTGCTTTAATTGGTCCCTCAGGCTCTGGGAAAACAACGATTATTCGAATGTTAATGACCCTTGAGCAACCGACAGAAGGTACGATTGAAGTAGATGGTGAGATGCTGTGGCATAAGGAGGTCGATGGGAAACTACTACCCGCTGATGAGAAGCATTTGCGTAGAGTGAGAGGCAATATTGGAATGGTGTTTCAACAGTACAATCTATTTCCTCACATGACAATAATGAGAAACTGTACAGAGGCGCCTATCCATGTGCTAGGGTTGAGTAAGGAAGAAGCACAGGCTAGGGCAAGGGAAATGCTAATGAAAGTAGGACTCGAAGACAAAATAGATATGTATCCCTCACAGCTTTCTGGTGGACAACAACAACGGGTGGCGATTGCTCGCTCGCTCGTGATGCAGCCAAAGGTTCTGTTGTTTGATGAGGTGACGGCTGCCCTTGACCCCGAACTTGTAGGGGAAGTATTAGAAGTCATACGCGATATTGCAGCTGAAGGAGAAACGACGATGATGCTCATCACCCATGAGATGGATTTCGCACTTGATGTAGCCGATAGGGTTTTCTTTTTAGATGCAGGAAGAATAGCTGAACAAGGTACGCCGAGTCAAGTCATTCAACATCCACAAACGGAGCGATTGAAATCGTTTTTAGGTCGGTTTCATTCTTAA
- a CDS encoding thioredoxin family protein gives MNLFEWFKKGMTAQEYVESMQVNQETLRSIYHTYQLSQEAENVTQAVTGKGIKAIVLTADWCGDAMVNIPILLKLANNSLMECRFLIRDENVELMDRYLTNGTARSIPIIIFINEKGEEIAKWGPRAAAVEEIVSNYKALLPEKDSPQYELAFKETFIPKMHQLFKQETTWATIEKDLVQVFRQL, from the coding sequence GTGAATTTATTCGAATGGTTTAAAAAAGGAATGACTGCTCAAGAATATGTCGAATCGATGCAAGTAAATCAAGAGACGTTACGGTCGATATACCATACGTATCAATTGAGTCAAGAAGCTGAGAATGTTACACAAGCTGTCACAGGAAAAGGAATAAAAGCCATCGTGCTAACTGCTGATTGGTGTGGGGATGCCATGGTGAATATTCCGATTTTGCTAAAGTTAGCAAACAATAGCTTAATGGAGTGCCGGTTTTTAATTCGCGATGAGAATGTAGAATTAATGGATCGTTATTTAACGAACGGAACAGCCCGTTCAATACCGATTATCATTTTTATAAACGAAAAAGGGGAAGAAATAGCGAAATGGGGACCGAGGGCTGCAGCGGTAGAGGAAATCGTTTCAAACTATAAGGCTTTGTTACCTGAAAAAGATTCTCCTCAATATGAGCTTGCGTTTAAAGAGACGTTCATTCCAAAAATGCATCAACTGTTTAAACAGGAAACTACGTGGGCAACGATTGAAAAAGACTTAGTGCAAGTCTTTCGCCAATTGTAA